One stretch of Rhizoctonia solani chromosome 8, complete sequence DNA includes these proteins:
- a CDS encoding Transposon Tf2-1 polyprotein, with product MLTQPSTYVHADPNALSVPTNIQEIPAWAQEIKNLLLAMNQNLSLVIGQAAAHHTDIGTTQATLNNHNSSITNLDALIVKLGACQSQQLPRGTAAASGSSLALATKAPKLATPDKFDGSDKNKAISFRVAVSHYLRISYPGSTVDEQIAFIISCLDGKAHEWLEPYLEEDVVKGNPVSWLHNLDAFWLQFNARWNVQNRTENFRAKLRTLKQTKGVQDYYKDFQTYSQGLGYNDPSLRDMFYDGLSHKIKETLMVQDYDHADASVTLATLAEKALKVDQRLEQFAAQHKGSSSSSSSNQSGSKSSTSTSAAAQGAPRDKLSVGEQVYAIVDGKAKKGVLQKIGQNAKGIAVPIVKWNDGTTMDVTFKSLKKDNHPATATSSTAPKASSSSLRNSGPSPMDLDSALSKGKKPIICATCGGRGHYANQCPSKSYSGHEAHISEDESENGDL from the exons ATGTTGACCCAACCTTCCACCTATGTGCATGCTGATCCCAATGCGCTGTCtgtccccaccaatatccaggagatacctgcgtgggcccaggagatcaaaaacctcctcctggctatgaaTCAGAACCTATCTCTGGTCATAGGACAAGCAGCTGCCCATCATACAGATATTGGCACCACACAGGCCACCCTCAACAACCACAACAGCAGCATCACCAATCTTGATGCCCTCATTGTTAAACTTGGGGcttgtcagagccaacaactaccaagag GCACTGCAGCTGCGTCTGGTTCCTCTCTTGCCTtggctaccaaggctcccaAACTTGCAAcgccagacaaatttgatggGTCTGACAAAAACAAGGCAATCTCTTTTAGGGTTGCTGTTtctcattatctcaggatctcatatcctggctcaacagtggatgagcaaattGCATTTATCAtttcctgcctggatggcaaggcccatgagtggcttgagccctatCTAGAAGAGGACGTTGTGAAAGGGAACCCAgtttcttggctccacaatctggatgccttctggctgcaattcaatgcacgctggaatgtccaaaataggacaGAGAACTTCCGCGCCAAGCTGCGCACcctcaaacaaaccaagggagtccaagattattacaaggacttccagacctactctcaaggtcttggttaCAATGACCCCTCTCTTAGGGACatgttctatgatggcctaTCCCACAAGattaaggaaactctcatggttcaagactatgaccatgcagatgcctctgtcactcttgcaactcttgcagagaaggcccttaaggtggATCAGCGCCTAGAGCAATTTGCAGCCCAGCACAagggttcttcctcctcctcctcttcaaaccaatctggaagcaaatccagcacctctacgtcagcagcagcccagggagcgcccagggataaactgtctgttggggaacaggtgtatgcaattgtggatggaaaggctaagAAGGGGGTTCTTCAAAAAATTGGCCAAAATGCCAAAGGGATAGCAGTTCCAATTGTTaagtggaatgatggcaccaccatggaTGTTACCTTTAAATCTCTTAAAAAGGATAACCACCCTGCCACTGCCACCTCTTCCactgctcccaaggcttcctcctcctccttgcgcaactctggtccttcaccaatggacttagactctgcctTATCTaaaggcaaaaaaccaattatatgcgcaacatgtggaggtaggggacACTATGCCAACCAATGCCCCTCCAAATCCTATTCTGGCCATGAGGCTCatatctctgaggatgagtcagaaaatggggacctctga
- a CDS encoding Retrotransposable element Tf2 protein encodes MTDLPFQYHEFARVFGKEEFKVLPPHWEYDIAINLVPDAKLSPGPIYGMTDAESRALKQHIEEELATGKIRPSTSLTGAPVMFVKKADSSLRLVVDYWKLNDITHKNIYLLPRQDNCMAKLRNAKLFTKVDLCWGYNNVRIREGNEWKTAFRTKYGLFEYLVMPFGLTNTPATFQHFMNNLFRDLINITVVIYLDNILIFSEDPAKHPDHVREVLSCLMKNQLFCKLSKCHFHITTVDYLGIGISPTGFSMDQKKIKAVTTWPQPKTVKQVQAFLGFVNYLRHFIPNFSLVARPLHNLTKKETPWLWNTLEEQAFQELKALVTKALVLIHLNPNLPYYLETDASGVAMGAILSQRGEDNRLHPVAYVSKSFSGVEVNYDTHDKELLAIIKALEEWQIFLEATDKPIQVFTDHFNLEYWMQARTFNQQHAQWRIFLSNFNFEIHYQPGKQSGKPGALSRCLDYMDAPQEPEVMLPAEVFANSSGVETDIVAEICAKLKEDPSLEPIVQFLTKDADNAPPSIRKAYKDYDWEEELLWEFHNSPLVGHPGQQRTLELLSRNYWWPGMKSSAKEWVECCPTCQANCCPHAPVIALKPLEVPPFPFHTISYNCITGFPKSQGCNAILVVIDSFSKFGHFIPTTKKVTARGLADLFITHMWKLHRLPVRTILDRGTTFTGKFLRALYQRLGVKPSFSSAYHLESDGQTEQVNQFIEFYLQSYVAMDHSDWATWLPLAEYMYNNARHASIGKTPCELVYGRNPVMNPSNIPSNVPEADWVADNLANKWKEAKAALRMSKEKMTQDKGTIPEYLIGKKVWLDGRNMELRSDSNKLDPKRLGPFKITEKISSHAYRLKLLETLKIHDVFYVGLLSKVHQSPNQPFPERPPPETIKGEEEYKVEQIIDSKRQQGKWFYLIKWKGYGPEDNSWEPKELLEHSQEEISCFNKSQLKKACDSTKSL; translated from the exons atgacagatCTCCCCTTtcaataccatgaatttgctagagtatttggcaaagaagaatttaaggtcctacCCCCACACTGGGAATATGATATTGCAATCAACCTTGTTCCAGATGCCAAGCTCTCCCCAGGTCCCATCTATGGTATGACTGACGCAGAATCAAGGGCCCTCAAACAACATATTGAGGAGGAattagcaacaggcaagatccgccccagtacttcCTTGACAGGTGCACCAgttatgtttgtcaaaaaagcAGACAGCTCCCTTAGgttggttgtggattattgGAAACTCAATGACATAACCCACAAGAACATTTATCTGCTTCCCAGACAAGACAACTGCATGGCTAAACTCAGAAATGCTAAGTTGTTCACCAAAGTAGACTTAtgttggggttacaacaatgtacgGATCAgggaaggcaatgaatggaaaacggcttttagaaccaaatatggcctattTGAGTACTTAGTTATGCCATTTGGACTCACCAACACCCCAGCCACCTTCcagcattttatgaacaaccTATTTAGGGACCTCATCAACATCACAGTGGTAATCTatttggacaacatcctcatcttctcagaagacccaGCCAAACACCCAGATCACGTCAGAGAAGTTTTGTCTTGTTTGATGAAAAATCAACTATTCTGCAAACTGTctaagtgccacttccacatCACCACAGTTGACTACCTTGGTATTGGCATCTCCCCCACTGggttctccatggatcagaagaagatcaagGCCGTTACAACATGGCCCCAACCtaaaacagtcaagcaggtccaggcctttctaggatttgtcaactacctcagacacttcatccccaatttcagcttggttgcGCGCCCCCTTCACAACCTTACcaagaaggaaaccccttggttaTGGAACACATTGGAAGAACAGGCTTTCCAGGAACTCAAGGCATTGGTTACCAAGGCACTGGTTTTAATTCACTTGAACCCCAACCTGCCCTATTACCTGGAAACGGAtgcatcaggagtagccatgggagcaattctTAGTCAGCGGGGAGAAGATAACCGTCTACACCCAGTAGCTTATgtgtcaaaatccttctcaGGCGTGGAGGtcaattatgacacccatgataaggaactcctggcaataatcaaggcattggaggaatggcaaatTTTCCTAGAGGCAACAGACAAACCCATCCAGGTGTTCACAGACCATTTCAACctagaatattggatgcaggcaaggacattcaaCCAACAACACGCccaatggcgcatattcctgagcaacttcaattttgaaatccactaccAACCAgggaagcaatcagggaagccaggTGCCTTATCAAGATGCTTGGATTACATGGACGCGCCTCAAGAACCAGAGGTTATGCTCCCAGctgaagtctttgccaactcCTCAGGGGTAGAAACAGACATTGTTGCGGAAATCTGTGCCAAACTGAAAGAGGACCCATCACTAGAACCAATTGTCCAATTTCTGACCAAAGATGcagacaatgcacctccTTCTATCCGCAAGGCTTACAAggactatgattgggaagaagagctCCTTTG ggaattccacaactccccaCTAGTgggacatccaggacaacAGCGCACCTTGGAATTGCTGAGTAGAAActattggtggccagggatgaagtcctcagccaaagaatgggtagaatgctgtCCTACTTGTCAAGCAAACTGCTGCCCACATGCCCCAGTAATTGCCTTGAAACCTCTAGAAGTCCCCCCATTTCCATTCCACACCATTTCCTACAACTGCATCACAGGATTTCCAAAGTCCCAGGGATGCAATGCTATTCTAGTTGTGATTGActcattctccaagtttggccatTTCATTCCCACCACCAAAAAGGTCACTGCAAGAGGATTGGCAGATCTGTTTATCACCCACATGTGGAAACTCCACAGACTGCCGGTtagaaccattttggatagAGGAACCacgttcacagggaaattcctcaGGGCTCTTTACCAGAGACTAGGTGTCAAACCATCATtctcatcagcctaccaTCTGGAATCAGATGGTCAGACAGAACAAGTAAACCAATttattgagttctacctccaATCTTATGTAGCCATGGAccactcagattgggccacATGGTTGCCTCTGGCAGAATACATGTACAATAATGCCAGACACGCATCCATTGGAAAAACACCTTGTGAATTGgtctatggaagaaacccagTAATGAACCCCTCCAACATACCATCTAATGTTCCTGAGGCAGACTGGGTGGCAGACAACCTAGCCAAcaaatggaaagaagccaaagcagccctcagaatgagcaaggagaAGATGACCCAGGATAAAGGAACCATACCAGAGTACTTGattggcaaaaaagtctggctagacgGAAGAAACATGGAACTAAGGTCTGATTCTAATAAATTAGATCCTAAAAGACTAGGCCCATTCAAAATCacagaaaaaatctccagccatgcGTACCGCCTAAAACTCCTGGAAAcactgaaaatccatgacgtgTTCTACGTGGGGTTACTATCCAAAGTCCATCAATCCCCAAAccaaccattcccagaacgcccccctccagaaacaatcaagggagaagaggagtacaAGGTGGAACAAATTATTGATTccaaaaggcaacaagggaaGTGGTTCtatctgatcaaatggaagggctatggcccagaagacaactcatgggaacccaaggaactactggaaCACAGTCAAGAGGAAATCAGCTGCTTCAAtaagtcacaactgaaaaaggcttgtgactccaccaagagcctttaa